Proteins co-encoded in one Salarias fasciatus chromosome 4, fSalaFa1.1, whole genome shotgun sequence genomic window:
- the LOC115387642 gene encoding mucin-5AC isoform X1 → MLLSHLPVLVLLGAVAAELNTTDGTGLLPTALMNSSSPDDGWTNTSDAPTSTPSATAVPPATSSVTIGSTHSAEPGTTAEPVSPGSQTENSTAGAATSAGTSHPATASQSTEATAAPTAGHTPATSAPITHSSSANTPMTHTSSEPMTHTSNESMTHTSSEPMTHKSNESMTHTSSEPMTHTSNESVTHTSSEPMTHTTNESVTHTSSGPMTSLAYTSSGPVTHTSNESVTHTSNGPMTSLAYTSSGPVTHTSNESVTHTSDGPMTSLAYTSSGPVTHTSNESVTHTSSEPMTHTSNESVTHTSSGPVTHTSNESVTHTSSEPMTHTSNESVTHTSSEPMTSLAYTSSGPVTHTSNESVTHTSSEPMTHTSNESVTHTSSEPMTSLAYTSSEPMTHTSNESMTHTSNESVTHTSSEPMTSLAYTSSGPVTHTSNESVTHTSSEPLTHTSNESMTHTSNESVTHTSSGPVTHTSNESVTHTSSEPMTHTSNESVTHTSSEPMTLTSNESMTHTSNESMTHTSSEPMTHTSNESVTYTSSEPMTHTSNESVTHTSSEPMTHTSNESVTHTSSEPMTLTSNESMTHTSSESMTHTSSAEVTNTTDNMPASTLMTHTSSEPITNPTDSMSTDTHISATTVPPNTGNDTTVMTDTTQPTSSAPTAATQSTNVTTPPGVTTENFTSPNSSSATPQTPALPSTVSTIATPTAGPPPSTPASSSLPPSSSPGSSTVPSTGNTTTLIPSTTSANAATSGATGHGATTDGSTTASSFSPPSPDTAVTMPRPTEASTSSFSPTAEPPFTTSSPSLVCPWAPCPSQSTCLNSTCQCLSGSILQDGQCLPGRVFPLQLRVPKLEFQSEMSNRSSRIFQNTSAVILAELRKVLRDQPGYVGSDIVQLQPGSVVATVNNVFQNTSVSEDDVDRLFQKAIDDSVDLFSGATVTVTNLCESAVSPCDVSTTTCTSPNGVASCSCKEGYIVDVYSTSSCKACPSGQQAVGTSCQPCSFGYAGFNCNDSSLLAVVVLSCVLGGILLILVLALLAYCCWRLCSKNKSDYGSSPYSSDDLNQPWPTGVTPIPRASTNWSSTPSIELTEGGSTNTLVDKKPQSNGLGSRLKEQKWKKSASYDLNPEAMKTFKGKNTSRYSYLVQGHENPYFLPGDEKKD, encoded by the exons ATGCTGCTCTCACACCTcccggtcctggttctgctcggagctgtgg CTGCAGAGTTGAACACCACCGATGGGACGGGCTTGCTCCCTACGGCTCTGATGAACAGTTCGTCTCCAGACGACGGTTGGACAAACACATCAGACGCTCCGACATCCACACCGAGTGCCACAGCTGTGCCGCCGGCCACCAGCTCAGTGACGATTGGGTCCACTCACAGCGCTGAGCCTGGCACCACAGCAGAGCCTGTTAGCCCCGGGAGCCAGACTGAGAATTCAACCGCCGGCGCAGCCACGTCCGCCGGGACGAGCCATCCGGCCACCGCTAGTCAGAGCACAGAGGCCACTGCTGCACCGACCGCAGGTCACACACCGGCCACAAGTGCACCcatcacacactccagcagtgcaaacacacccatgacacacacatcaagtgaacccatgacacacacatcaaatgaatcaatgacacacacatcaagtgAACCCATGACACACAAATCAAATGAATCAATGACACACACATCTAGTGAACCCATGACGCACACATCAAATgaatcagtgacacacacatcaagtgaacccatgacacacacaacaaatgaatcagtgacacacacatcaagtgGACCCATGACATCACTGGCATACACATCAAGTGGACCcgtgacacacacatcaaatgaatcagtgacacacacatcaaatggACCCATGACATCACTGGCATACACATCAAGTGGACCcgtgacacacacatcaaatgaatcagtgacacacacatcagatGGACCCATGACATCACTGGCATACACATCAAGTGGACCcgtgacacacacatcaaatgaatcagtgacacacacatctAGTGAACccatgacacacacatcaaatgaatcagtgacacacacatcaagtgGACCcgtgacacacacatcaaatgaatcagtgacacacacatctAGTGAACccatgacacacacatcaaatgaatcagtgacacacacatcaagtgAACCCATGACATCACTGGCATACACATCAAGTGGACCcgtgacacacacatcaaatgaatcagtgacacacacatctAGTGAACccatgacacacacatcaaatgaatcagtgacacacacatctAGTGAACCCATGACATCACTGGCATACACATCAAGTGAACccatgacacacacatcaaatgaatcaatgacacacacatcaaatgaatcagtgacacacacatcaagtgAACCCATGACATCACTGGCATACACATCAAGTGGACCcgtgacacacacatcaaatgaatcagtgacacacacatctAGTGAACCCttgacacacacatcaaatgaatcaatgacacacacatcaaatgaatcagtgacacacacatcaagtgGACCcgtgacacacacatcaaatgaatcagtgacacacacatctAGTGAACccatgacacacacatcaaatgaatcagtgacacacacatctAGTGAACCAATGACACTCACATCAAATGAAtcaatgacacacacatcaaatgaatcaatgacacacacatcaagtgaacccatgacacacacatcaaatgaaTCAGTGACATACACATCAAGTGAACccatgacacacacatcaaatgaatcagtgacacacacatctAGTGAACccatgacacacacatcaaatgaatcagtgacacacacatctAGTGAACCCATGACACTCACATCAAATGAAtcaatgacacacacatcaagtgaatcaatgacacacacatcaagtgCAGAAGTTACCAACACCACTGACAATATGCCAGCAAGCACACtgatgacacacacatcaagtgAACCGATCACCAACCCCACAGACAGCATGAGTACAGATACACACATCAGCGCGACCACTGTCCCACCTAATACAGGAAATGACACGACCGTGATGACCGACACCACCCAGCCCACGAGCAGCGCACccactgcagccacacagagcaCCAATGTCACAACTCCACCTGGCGTGACCACAGAGAACTTCACATCTCCAAACTCCTCCAGCGCCACTCCTCAGACTCCTGCCTTGCCCTCCACCGTCAGCACAATAGCTACACCCACAGCCGgaccccctccctccacacCCGCCTCCAGCTCTCTCCCTCCGAGCAGCTCCCCAGGCAGTAGCACCGTACCCTCCACTGGAAATACCACCACCCTTATTCCCTCTACAACTTCTGCAAACGCAGCAACCTCCGGAG CGACTGGCCACGGTGCAACAACTGATGGAAGTACGACAGCGTCTTCCTTCAGTCCACCCAGTCCTGACACCGCCGTCACCATGCCGAGACCAACAGAagcctccaccagcagcttctcccCGACAGCAGAGCCGCCCTTCACCACATCGAGCCCATCCTTAG TGTGTCCTTGGGCCCCGTGTCCGTCTCAGAGCACCTGTCTCAACAGCACCTGTCAGTGTCTCTCGGGCTCCATCCTGCAGGACGGACAGTGTCTACCCG GACGAGTGTTCCCGCTTCAGCTCCGTGTCCCCAAGTTAGAGTTTCAGAGTGAGATGTCCAACAGGTCTTCACGCATATTCCAGAACACATCGGCTGTCATCCTGGCTGAG CTCCGCAAAGTCCTTCGAGACCAACCGGGCTATGTAGGTTCAGACATCGTGCAGCTACA ACCAGGAAGTGTGGTCGCAACTGTGAACAATGTCTTCCAAAACACAAGCGTCAGTGAAGATGACGTCGATCGGCTCTTTCAGAAGGCTATAGACGACTCAGTGGACTTGTTTTCTGGCGCTACAGTTACAG TTACAAACCTCTGTGAGTCTGCGGTTTCGCCCTGTGACGTCTCCACAACAACGTGCACGAGTCCAAACGGCGTTGCTTCGTGTTCCTGTAAGGAGGGCTACATCGTGGATGTGTACTCAACCAGCAGCTGCAAAG CGTGTCCAAGTGGGCAGCAGGCAGTGGGAACCTCATGCCAGCC GTGTTCATTCGGATACGCCGGCTTCAACTGCAATGACT CGTCTCTGCTGGCGGTGGTGGTCCTTTCCTGCGTGCTCGGAGGAATCCTGCTCATCCTGGTCCTGGCTCTGCTGGCTTACTGCTGCTG GAGGTTATGCTCCAAGAATAAGTCCGACTACGGCAGCAGTCCGTACTCCTCGGACGACCTGAACCAGCCGTGGCCGACCGGCGTCACCCCGATCCCCCGGGCCTCCACCAACTGGAGCTCCACCCCTTCCATCGAGCTGACAGAAGGGGGCAGCACCAACACCCTGGTGGACAAAAAGCCTCAGAGCAATGGGCTG GGATCTAGGCTGAAGGAGCAGAAATGGAAGAAG TCGGCTTCGTACGACCTCAACCCGGAGGCGATGAAGACCTTCAAAGGCAAAAACACGTCGCGGTACTCCTACCTGGTCCAGGGCCACGAGAACCCCTACTTCCTGCCGGGAGACGAGAAGAAGGACTGA
- the LOC115387642 gene encoding mucin-5AC isoform X8, translated as MLLSHLPVLVLLGAVAAELNTTDGTGLLPTALMNSSSPDDGWTNTSDAPTSTPSATAVPPATSSVTIGSTHSAEPGTTAEPVSPGSQTENSTAGAATSAGTSHPATASQSTEATAAPTAGHTPATSAPITHSSSANTPMTHTSSEPMTHTSNESMTHTSSEPMTHKSNESMTHTSSEPMTHTSNESVTHTSSEPMTHTTNESVTHTSSGPMTSLAYTSSGPVTHTSNESVTHTSNGPMTSLAYTSSGPVTHTSNESVTHTSDGPMTSLAYTSSGPVTHTSNESVTHTSSEPMTHTSNESVTHTSNESVTHTSSEPMTSLAYTSSGPVTHTSNESVTHTSSEPLTHTSNESMTHTSNESVTHTSSGPVTHTSNESVTHTSSEPMTHTSNESVTHTSSEPMTLTSNESMTHTSNESMTHTSSEPMTHTSNESVTYTSSEPMTHTSNESVTHTSSEPMTHTSNESVTHTSSEPMTLTSNESMTHTSSESMTHTSSAEVTNTTDNMPASTLMTHTSSEPITNPTDSMSTDTHISATTVPPNTGNDTTVMTDTTQPTSSAPTAATQSTNVTTPPGVTTENFTSPNSSSATPQTPALPSTVSTIATPTAGPPPSTPASSSLPPSSSPGSSTVPSTGNTTTLIPSTTSANAATSGATGHGATTDGSTTASSFSPPSPDTAVTMPRPTEASTSSFSPTAEPPFTTSSPSLVCPWAPCPSQSTCLNSTCQCLSGSILQDGQCLPGRVFPLQLRVPKLEFQSEMSNRSSRIFQNTSAVILAELRKVLRDQPGYVGSDIVQLQPGSVVATVNNVFQNTSVSEDDVDRLFQKAIDDSVDLFSGATVTVTNLCESAVSPCDVSTTTCTSPNGVASCSCKEGYIVDVYSTSSCKACPSGQQAVGTSCQPCSFGYAGFNCNDSSLLAVVVLSCVLGGILLILVLALLAYCCWRLCSKNKSDYGSSPYSSDDLNQPWPTGVTPIPRASTNWSSTPSIELTEGGSTNTLVDKKPQSNGLGSRLKEQKWKKSASYDLNPEAMKTFKGKNTSRYSYLVQGHENPYFLPGDEKKD; from the exons ATGCTGCTCTCACACCTcccggtcctggttctgctcggagctgtgg CTGCAGAGTTGAACACCACCGATGGGACGGGCTTGCTCCCTACGGCTCTGATGAACAGTTCGTCTCCAGACGACGGTTGGACAAACACATCAGACGCTCCGACATCCACACCGAGTGCCACAGCTGTGCCGCCGGCCACCAGCTCAGTGACGATTGGGTCCACTCACAGCGCTGAGCCTGGCACCACAGCAGAGCCTGTTAGCCCCGGGAGCCAGACTGAGAATTCAACCGCCGGCGCAGCCACGTCCGCCGGGACGAGCCATCCGGCCACCGCTAGTCAGAGCACAGAGGCCACTGCTGCACCGACCGCAGGTCACACACCGGCCACAAGTGCACCcatcacacactccagcagtgcaaacacacccatgacacacacatcaagtgaacccatgacacacacatcaaatgaatcaatgacacacacatcaagtgAACCCATGACACACAAATCAAATGAATCAATGACACACACATCTAGTGAACCCATGACGCACACATCAAATgaatcagtgacacacacatcaagtgaacccatgacacacacaacaaatgaatcagtgacacacacatcaagtgGACCCATGACATCACTGGCATACACATCAAGTGGACCcgtgacacacacatcaaatgaatcagtgacacacacatcaaatggACCCATGACATCACTGGCATACACATCAAGTGGACCcgtgacacacacatcaaatgaatcagtgacacacacatcagatGGACCCATGACATCACTGGCATACACATCAAGTGGACCcgtgacacacacatcaaatgaatcagtgacacacacatctAGTGAACccatgacacacacatcaaatgaatcagtgacacacac atcaaatgaatcagtgacacacacatcaagtgAACCCATGACATCACTGGCATACACATCAAGTGGACCcgtgacacacacatcaaatgaatcagtgacacacacatctAGTGAACCCttgacacacacatcaaatgaatcaatgacacacacatcaaatgaatcagtgacacacacatcaagtgGACCcgtgacacacacatcaaatgaatcagtgacacacacatctAGTGAACccatgacacacacatcaaatgaatcagtgacacacacatctAGTGAACCAATGACACTCACATCAAATGAAtcaatgacacacacatcaaatgaatcaatgacacacacatcaagtgaacccatgacacacacatcaaatgaaTCAGTGACATACACATCAAGTGAACccatgacacacacatcaaatgaatcagtgacacacacatctAGTGAACccatgacacacacatcaaatgaatcagtgacacacacatctAGTGAACCCATGACACTCACATCAAATGAAtcaatgacacacacatcaagtgaatcaatgacacacacatcaagtgCAGAAGTTACCAACACCACTGACAATATGCCAGCAAGCACACtgatgacacacacatcaagtgAACCGATCACCAACCCCACAGACAGCATGAGTACAGATACACACATCAGCGCGACCACTGTCCCACCTAATACAGGAAATGACACGACCGTGATGACCGACACCACCCAGCCCACGAGCAGCGCACccactgcagccacacagagcaCCAATGTCACAACTCCACCTGGCGTGACCACAGAGAACTTCACATCTCCAAACTCCTCCAGCGCCACTCCTCAGACTCCTGCCTTGCCCTCCACCGTCAGCACAATAGCTACACCCACAGCCGgaccccctccctccacacCCGCCTCCAGCTCTCTCCCTCCGAGCAGCTCCCCAGGCAGTAGCACCGTACCCTCCACTGGAAATACCACCACCCTTATTCCCTCTACAACTTCTGCAAACGCAGCAACCTCCGGAG CGACTGGCCACGGTGCAACAACTGATGGAAGTACGACAGCGTCTTCCTTCAGTCCACCCAGTCCTGACACCGCCGTCACCATGCCGAGACCAACAGAagcctccaccagcagcttctcccCGACAGCAGAGCCGCCCTTCACCACATCGAGCCCATCCTTAG TGTGTCCTTGGGCCCCGTGTCCGTCTCAGAGCACCTGTCTCAACAGCACCTGTCAGTGTCTCTCGGGCTCCATCCTGCAGGACGGACAGTGTCTACCCG GACGAGTGTTCCCGCTTCAGCTCCGTGTCCCCAAGTTAGAGTTTCAGAGTGAGATGTCCAACAGGTCTTCACGCATATTCCAGAACACATCGGCTGTCATCCTGGCTGAG CTCCGCAAAGTCCTTCGAGACCAACCGGGCTATGTAGGTTCAGACATCGTGCAGCTACA ACCAGGAAGTGTGGTCGCAACTGTGAACAATGTCTTCCAAAACACAAGCGTCAGTGAAGATGACGTCGATCGGCTCTTTCAGAAGGCTATAGACGACTCAGTGGACTTGTTTTCTGGCGCTACAGTTACAG TTACAAACCTCTGTGAGTCTGCGGTTTCGCCCTGTGACGTCTCCACAACAACGTGCACGAGTCCAAACGGCGTTGCTTCGTGTTCCTGTAAGGAGGGCTACATCGTGGATGTGTACTCAACCAGCAGCTGCAAAG CGTGTCCAAGTGGGCAGCAGGCAGTGGGAACCTCATGCCAGCC GTGTTCATTCGGATACGCCGGCTTCAACTGCAATGACT CGTCTCTGCTGGCGGTGGTGGTCCTTTCCTGCGTGCTCGGAGGAATCCTGCTCATCCTGGTCCTGGCTCTGCTGGCTTACTGCTGCTG GAGGTTATGCTCCAAGAATAAGTCCGACTACGGCAGCAGTCCGTACTCCTCGGACGACCTGAACCAGCCGTGGCCGACCGGCGTCACCCCGATCCCCCGGGCCTCCACCAACTGGAGCTCCACCCCTTCCATCGAGCTGACAGAAGGGGGCAGCACCAACACCCTGGTGGACAAAAAGCCTCAGAGCAATGGGCTG GGATCTAGGCTGAAGGAGCAGAAATGGAAGAAG TCGGCTTCGTACGACCTCAACCCGGAGGCGATGAAGACCTTCAAAGGCAAAAACACGTCGCGGTACTCCTACCTGGTCCAGGGCCACGAGAACCCCTACTTCCTGCCGGGAGACGAGAAGAAGGACTGA
- the LOC115387642 gene encoding mucin-5AC isoform X2, with protein sequence MLLSHLPVLVLLGAVAAELNTTDGTGLLPTALMNSSSPDDGWTNTSDAPTSTPSATAVPPATSSVTIGSTHSAEPGTTAEPVSPGSQTENSTAGAATSAGTSHPATASQSTEATAAPTAGHTPATSAPITHSSSANTPMTHTSSEPMTHTSNESMTHTSSEPMTHKSNESMTHTSSEPMTHTSNESVTHTSSEPMTHTTNESVTHTSSGPMTSLAYTSSGPVTHTSNESVTHTSNGPMTSLAYTSSGPVTHTSNESVTHTSDGPMTSLAYTSSGPVTHTSNESVTHTSSEPMTHTSNESVTHTSSGPVTHTSNESVTHTSSEPMTHTSNESVTHTSSEPMTSLAYTSSGPVTHTSNESVTHTSSEPMTHTSNESVTHTSSEPMTSLAYTSSEPMTHTSNESMTHTSNESVTHTSSEPMTSLAYTSSGPVTHTSNESVTHTSSEPLTHTSNESMTHTSNESVTHTSSGPVTHTSNESVTHTSSEPMTHTSNESVTHTSSEPMTLTSNESMTHTSNESMTHTSSEPMTHTSNESVTYTSSEPMTHTSNESVTHTSSEPMTHTSNESVTHTSSEPMTLTSNESMTHTSSESMTHTSSAEVTNTTDNMPASTLMTHTSSEPITNPTDSMSTDTHISATTVPPNTGNDTTVMTDTTQPTSSAPTAATQSTNVTTPPGVTTENFTSPNSSSATPQTPALPSTVSTIATPTAGPPPSTPASSSLPPSSSPGSSTVPSTGNTTTLIPSTTSANAATSGATGHGATTDGSTTASSFSPPSPDTAVTMPRPTEASTSSFSPTAEPPFTTSSPSLVCPWAPCPSQSTCLNSTCQCLSGSILQDGQCLPGRVFPLQLRVPKLEFQSEMSNRSSRIFQNTSAVILAELRKVLRDQPGYVGSDIVQLQPGSVVATVNNVFQNTSVSEDDVDRLFQKAIDDSVDLFSGATVTVTNLCESAVSPCDVSTTTCTSPNGVASCSCKEGYIVDVYSTSSCKACPSGQQAVGTSCQPCSFGYAGFNCNDSSLLAVVVLSCVLGGILLILVLALLAYCCWRLCSKNKSDYGSSPYSSDDLNQPWPTGVTPIPRASTNWSSTPSIELTEGGSTNTLVDKKPQSNGLSASYDLNPEAMKTFKGKNTSRYSYLVQGHENPYFLPGDEKKD encoded by the exons ATGCTGCTCTCACACCTcccggtcctggttctgctcggagctgtgg CTGCAGAGTTGAACACCACCGATGGGACGGGCTTGCTCCCTACGGCTCTGATGAACAGTTCGTCTCCAGACGACGGTTGGACAAACACATCAGACGCTCCGACATCCACACCGAGTGCCACAGCTGTGCCGCCGGCCACCAGCTCAGTGACGATTGGGTCCACTCACAGCGCTGAGCCTGGCACCACAGCAGAGCCTGTTAGCCCCGGGAGCCAGACTGAGAATTCAACCGCCGGCGCAGCCACGTCCGCCGGGACGAGCCATCCGGCCACCGCTAGTCAGAGCACAGAGGCCACTGCTGCACCGACCGCAGGTCACACACCGGCCACAAGTGCACCcatcacacactccagcagtgcaaacacacccatgacacacacatcaagtgaacccatgacacacacatcaaatgaatcaatgacacacacatcaagtgAACCCATGACACACAAATCAAATGAATCAATGACACACACATCTAGTGAACCCATGACGCACACATCAAATgaatcagtgacacacacatcaagtgaacccatgacacacacaacaaatgaatcagtgacacacacatcaagtgGACCCATGACATCACTGGCATACACATCAAGTGGACCcgtgacacacacatcaaatgaatcagtgacacacacatcaaatggACCCATGACATCACTGGCATACACATCAAGTGGACCcgtgacacacacatcaaatgaatcagtgacacacacatcagatGGACCCATGACATCACTGGCATACACATCAAGTGGACCcgtgacacacacatcaaatgaatcagtgacacacacatctAGTGAACccatgacacacacatcaaatgaatcagtgacacacacatcaagtgGACCcgtgacacacacatcaaatgaatcagtgacacacacatctAGTGAACccatgacacacacatcaaatgaatcagtgacacacacatcaagtgAACCCATGACATCACTGGCATACACATCAAGTGGACCcgtgacacacacatcaaatgaatcagtgacacacacatctAGTGAACccatgacacacacatcaaatgaatcagtgacacacacatctAGTGAACCCATGACATCACTGGCATACACATCAAGTGAACccatgacacacacatcaaatgaatcaatgacacacacatcaaatgaatcagtgacacacacatcaagtgAACCCATGACATCACTGGCATACACATCAAGTGGACCcgtgacacacacatcaaatgaatcagtgacacacacatctAGTGAACCCttgacacacacatcaaatgaatcaatgacacacacatcaaatgaatcagtgacacacacatcaagtgGACCcgtgacacacacatcaaatgaatcagtgacacacacatctAGTGAACccatgacacacacatcaaatgaatcagtgacacacacatctAGTGAACCAATGACACTCACATCAAATGAAtcaatgacacacacatcaaatgaatcaatgacacacacatcaagtgaacccatgacacacacatcaaatgaaTCAGTGACATACACATCAAGTGAACccatgacacacacatcaaatgaatcagtgacacacacatctAGTGAACccatgacacacacatcaaatgaatcagtgacacacacatctAGTGAACCCATGACACTCACATCAAATGAAtcaatgacacacacatcaagtgaatcaatgacacacacatcaagtgCAGAAGTTACCAACACCACTGACAATATGCCAGCAAGCACACtgatgacacacacatcaagtgAACCGATCACCAACCCCACAGACAGCATGAGTACAGATACACACATCAGCGCGACCACTGTCCCACCTAATACAGGAAATGACACGACCGTGATGACCGACACCACCCAGCCCACGAGCAGCGCACccactgcagccacacagagcaCCAATGTCACAACTCCACCTGGCGTGACCACAGAGAACTTCACATCTCCAAACTCCTCCAGCGCCACTCCTCAGACTCCTGCCTTGCCCTCCACCGTCAGCACAATAGCTACACCCACAGCCGgaccccctccctccacacCCGCCTCCAGCTCTCTCCCTCCGAGCAGCTCCCCAGGCAGTAGCACCGTACCCTCCACTGGAAATACCACCACCCTTATTCCCTCTACAACTTCTGCAAACGCAGCAACCTCCGGAG CGACTGGCCACGGTGCAACAACTGATGGAAGTACGACAGCGTCTTCCTTCAGTCCACCCAGTCCTGACACCGCCGTCACCATGCCGAGACCAACAGAagcctccaccagcagcttctcccCGACAGCAGAGCCGCCCTTCACCACATCGAGCCCATCCTTAG TGTGTCCTTGGGCCCCGTGTCCGTCTCAGAGCACCTGTCTCAACAGCACCTGTCAGTGTCTCTCGGGCTCCATCCTGCAGGACGGACAGTGTCTACCCG GACGAGTGTTCCCGCTTCAGCTCCGTGTCCCCAAGTTAGAGTTTCAGAGTGAGATGTCCAACAGGTCTTCACGCATATTCCAGAACACATCGGCTGTCATCCTGGCTGAG CTCCGCAAAGTCCTTCGAGACCAACCGGGCTATGTAGGTTCAGACATCGTGCAGCTACA ACCAGGAAGTGTGGTCGCAACTGTGAACAATGTCTTCCAAAACACAAGCGTCAGTGAAGATGACGTCGATCGGCTCTTTCAGAAGGCTATAGACGACTCAGTGGACTTGTTTTCTGGCGCTACAGTTACAG TTACAAACCTCTGTGAGTCTGCGGTTTCGCCCTGTGACGTCTCCACAACAACGTGCACGAGTCCAAACGGCGTTGCTTCGTGTTCCTGTAAGGAGGGCTACATCGTGGATGTGTACTCAACCAGCAGCTGCAAAG CGTGTCCAAGTGGGCAGCAGGCAGTGGGAACCTCATGCCAGCC GTGTTCATTCGGATACGCCGGCTTCAACTGCAATGACT CGTCTCTGCTGGCGGTGGTGGTCCTTTCCTGCGTGCTCGGAGGAATCCTGCTCATCCTGGTCCTGGCTCTGCTGGCTTACTGCTGCTG GAGGTTATGCTCCAAGAATAAGTCCGACTACGGCAGCAGTCCGTACTCCTCGGACGACCTGAACCAGCCGTGGCCGACCGGCGTCACCCCGATCCCCCGGGCCTCCACCAACTGGAGCTCCACCCCTTCCATCGAGCTGACAGAAGGGGGCAGCACCAACACCCTGGTGGACAAAAAGCCTCAGAGCAATGGGCTG TCGGCTTCGTACGACCTCAACCCGGAGGCGATGAAGACCTTCAAAGGCAAAAACACGTCGCGGTACTCCTACCTGGTCCAGGGCCACGAGAACCCCTACTTCCTGCCGGGAGACGAGAAGAAGGACTGA